A genomic stretch from Flavobacterium humidisoli includes:
- a CDS encoding aldo/keto reductase yields MKYTTLPNTDIKVSKICLGTMTFGQQNTEAEGHEQMDYALERGVNFFDTAEMYSVPASEATYGSTEKIIGTWFKKSGNRDKVILASKIAGPNPNFGYMREKLDFSPASIKYAVENSLKRLQTDYIDLYQMHWPERKTNNFGQRAFHGHDDVWEDNFREILETFDGLIKEGKIKHIGVSNENAWGMMRLLEESKYNNLPRIKTVQNPYSLLNRLFEVNFAEVSKYENVGLLGYSPLAFGVLTGKFLTGESHPKARINLFPQYKRYNSDQCTEATKMYQEIAKKHGLTLTQLAMSFVLQQPFLTSAIIGATTMEQLKENIDTIDVVLSKQILAEIDAVQAIIPDPAP; encoded by the coding sequence ATGAAATACACAACATTACCCAATACCGACATAAAAGTTAGTAAAATTTGCCTTGGAACCATGACTTTTGGTCAGCAGAATACAGAAGCAGAAGGACACGAACAAATGGATTACGCTCTTGAAAGAGGAGTAAACTTCTTTGATACGGCCGAAATGTATTCGGTTCCTGCGAGTGAAGCGACTTACGGAAGCACAGAAAAGATTATTGGAACTTGGTTTAAAAAATCAGGAAATAGAGATAAAGTGATTTTGGCTTCAAAAATCGCAGGTCCCAATCCAAATTTCGGATATATGCGCGAGAAATTAGATTTTTCTCCAGCAAGTATTAAGTATGCAGTTGAGAACAGTTTAAAAAGACTTCAAACCGATTATATCGATTTGTACCAAATGCACTGGCCAGAAAGAAAAACGAACAATTTTGGTCAGCGTGCTTTTCATGGACATGATGATGTTTGGGAAGATAACTTTAGAGAAATCTTAGAAACTTTTGATGGATTAATCAAAGAGGGTAAAATCAAACATATTGGAGTTTCTAATGAAAATGCTTGGGGAATGATGCGCCTTTTGGAAGAAAGCAAATACAACAATCTTCCAAGAATTAAAACCGTTCAAAATCCGTATTCTTTATTGAACCGTTTGTTTGAAGTGAATTTTGCAGAAGTTTCGAAATATGAAAATGTTGGTTTATTAGGATATTCTCCATTAGCCTTTGGAGTTCTAACTGGAAAATTCTTAACTGGAGAAAGTCATCCGAAAGCGAGAATTAATCTTTTTCCGCAATACAAACGTTACAATAGTGATCAATGTACTGAAGCAACAAAAATGTATCAGGAAATCGCTAAAAAACATGGTTTAACGCTAACGCAATTGGCAATGAGCTTTGTATTGCAACAGCCGTTTTTGACAAGCGCTATTATCGGAGCAACAACTATGGAACAATTAAAAGAAAACATCGATACAATTGATGTGGTTCTTTCTAAACAAATCTTAGCAGAAATTGATGCGGTTCAGGCTATAATTCCAGATCCTGCGCCTTAG
- a CDS encoding DUF6252 family protein, translated as MKIFKKVMFLSFAIFALALSSCSNDNSSDDTDVPSSQEGFMKFKYNETVYTFSEPALMTSESINIMGSSGIDNTYKKISLWTPLNITTGSHPIVSDLSNLTTTYQASFSFMPEIENASATSGTINITANDDKKIEGTFSFSGTSKGKTFTVTEGSFRIIKW; from the coding sequence ATGAAAATTTTTAAAAAAGTTATGTTTTTGTCTTTTGCAATTTTTGCATTAGCATTATCTTCATGTAGTAATGATAATTCATCCGATGATACTGACGTTCCAAGCAGTCAAGAAGGATTTATGAAATTTAAGTATAATGAAACTGTATATACTTTTTCTGAGCCTGCTCTAATGACTTCAGAAAGTATAAATATAATGGGAAGTTCAGGAATTGATAATACTTATAAAAAAATCTCTTTATGGACACCGTTGAATATTACAACGGGAAGTCATCCTATAGTATCTGATTTGTCAAATCTTACTACTACGTACCAAGCGTCTTTTAGCTTTATGCCAGAAATAGAGAATGCGAGTGCTACATCTGGAACGATAAATATTACTGCAAATGATGATAAAAAAATTGAAGGTACTTTCAGTTTTTCAGGAACTTCAAAAGGAAAAACATTTACTGTTACTGAAGGAAGCTTTAGAATTATAAAATGGTAA
- a CDS encoding OmpA/MotB family protein encodes MIKKASIGLLALALSTTSCVSKKIYNDLETKYSDLKKENRSIADENENLKKAKNQLETDRDKLVKDLATANDDLAKQKADLAAAQNKYKVLQDSYNALEKNSNDALEKNMAKNRELLAQLEAKGKALAEEQARLDKTANRLKELEDMIAAKEEAMRKLKETLSKALTGFEGKGLTVEHKNGKVYVSMENKLLFNSGSWAVGTDGRKAVVELGKVLGDNPDLSVLIEGHTDDDPYAGSGPIANNWDLSTKRATAIVAILSENPKINKQKLTAAGRSEFSPLASNATPEGKAKNRRIEIILTPRLDEIAEMLNSIN; translated from the coding sequence ATGATTAAAAAAGCCTCCATCGGATTACTAGCATTAGCTTTGTCCACAACGTCGTGTGTTTCTAAGAAAATTTACAATGATCTAGAAACAAAATATTCAGATTTGAAAAAAGAGAATCGTTCTATTGCTGATGAAAATGAAAATTTGAAGAAAGCAAAGAATCAATTGGAAACCGATCGTGATAAACTGGTTAAAGATTTAGCAACTGCTAATGATGATTTGGCAAAACAAAAAGCAGATTTAGCGGCGGCTCAAAATAAATACAAAGTTTTACAAGATTCTTATAATGCATTGGAAAAAAATAGCAACGATGCATTGGAGAAAAACATGGCTAAAAACCGTGAATTGTTAGCGCAATTAGAAGCAAAAGGTAAAGCCCTTGCAGAGGAACAAGCTCGTTTAGACAAAACGGCAAATCGTCTAAAAGAATTGGAAGATATGATTGCGGCGAAAGAAGAAGCAATGCGTAAATTAAAAGAAACTTTATCTAAAGCATTAACTGGTTTTGAAGGTAAAGGTTTGACAGTGGAACATAAAAACGGAAAAGTTTATGTTTCTATGGAAAACAAATTGCTTTTCAACTCAGGAAGCTGGGCTGTTGGAACAGATGGTAGAAAGGCAGTTGTTGAACTTGGAAAAGTTTTAGGCGATAATCCAGATCTTTCTGTTCTTATTGAAGGTCATACAGATGATGATCCGTATGCTGGATCGGGGCCAATCGCAAACAATTGGGATTTATCTACTAAAAGAGCAACTGCAATTGTGGCTATTTTAAGTGAAAACCCAAAAATCAATAAACAAAAACTAACAGCAGCAGGAAGAAGCGAGTTTTCTCCTTTGGCAAGTAACGCAACTCCAGAAGGAAAAGCGAAAAACCGTAGAATCGAAATTATTTTAACTCCAAGATTAGACGAGATTGCGGAGATGCTTAATAGTATTAATTAA
- a CDS encoding transglycosylase domain-containing protein, producing MNFPKQKIYKALKILGIVILLLCIGLYYFRNSLLNQAIAKVTHKMAVQYQSNFSVKSATFDGLSTIKLTDVVLAPINADTLVKIKNVETSISLSNLLIGDVQVGTLKVDNGYIQLVKKGKKRNFDAFLKRDREETDSNEKRKYAAFAYRIISKVLNLVPTDMDLKNFKFKIDDNGKQTNIAVDKLVLNNKQLETNLHVQAKDFDQRWNIKGFADPRNKKADIRFFNLDTGAIRVPYLDQRYNLKASFDSIRLNVQNIDKSGSELHIDGYTSIANLKINHPKIASKDVVIKNARFDYRFLLGDSFISIDSSSTMQLNKIKVRPYISYDTEKDTIYTLKVDIPKMKAQDFIVSLPDGLFTHFQGMQATGNFDYKLDFKFNQNKPNTLVFDSKLNKEDLRITKYGEADLNKLNGEFVYRAIIQNVLQRPVLVGNANPNYTPLDQISPYLRKCVLTTEDPSFFSHRGFINEAFKQSILKNIRTKKFSRGASTISMQLIKNVFLTREKTLSRKLEEILLVYILENNRIVSKERMLEVYFNIIEWGPNIYGIGEASHFYFQKSPADLNVDECLYLATIIPKPRKFMYQFNDQGNLKDYAVKNQKFLKNLMFRRGLLVPEDTIGILPVYISGNARSLIKIKVPDSTAIKTDSLAVDDEFDL from the coding sequence ATGAATTTTCCAAAACAAAAAATATACAAAGCTTTAAAAATACTAGGAATAGTAATTTTATTGCTTTGCATCGGACTGTATTATTTTCGTAATTCACTTTTAAACCAAGCCATTGCAAAAGTCACCCACAAAATGGCCGTTCAGTACCAAAGTAACTTTTCTGTAAAGTCGGCGACATTTGATGGTTTATCAACTATAAAATTGACAGATGTAGTTTTGGCTCCAATAAATGCTGATACGCTTGTCAAAATAAAAAATGTCGAAACCAGCATCAGTTTAAGTAATTTATTAATTGGTGATGTTCAAGTTGGAACTTTAAAAGTAGACAACGGATATATTCAATTAGTAAAAAAAGGCAAAAAACGAAATTTTGATGCTTTTCTAAAAAGAGATCGAGAAGAAACCGATTCAAATGAAAAACGCAAGTACGCTGCTTTTGCTTACAGAATCATTTCGAAAGTATTGAATTTGGTTCCGACGGATATGGATTTGAAAAACTTCAAATTCAAAATCGATGATAACGGAAAACAAACCAATATCGCTGTAGATAAACTCGTTTTAAATAACAAACAGCTCGAAACCAATCTTCATGTTCAAGCAAAAGATTTTGATCAGCGCTGGAACATTAAAGGATTTGCAGATCCGAGAAACAAAAAAGCAGATATTCGTTTTTTCAATTTAGATACTGGCGCTATTCGCGTTCCGTATTTAGATCAGCGTTATAACTTAAAAGCAAGTTTTGACTCTATTCGTCTAAATGTTCAAAACATAGACAAAAGCGGCAGCGAACTCCATATAGACGGTTACACTTCTATCGCTAATCTTAAAATCAATCATCCCAAAATCGCGAGCAAAGATGTGGTTATCAAAAATGCGCGTTTTGATTACCGATTTTTATTGGGCGATAGCTTTATTTCTATCGACAGTTCTTCGACAATGCAGTTAAACAAGATTAAAGTTCGTCCTTACATTTCTTACGATACCGAAAAAGATACAATTTATACTTTGAAAGTCGATATTCCGAAAATGAAAGCGCAAGATTTTATCGTTTCGCTTCCTGATGGTTTATTCACACATTTTCAGGGAATGCAGGCAACTGGAAATTTCGATTACAAATTGGATTTCAAATTCAATCAAAACAAACCAAACACACTTGTTTTTGACAGTAAGCTTAACAAAGAAGATTTACGAATCACTAAATACGGAGAAGCCGATTTAAATAAACTAAACGGTGAATTTGTGTATCGCGCTATAATTCAAAATGTATTGCAACGGCCTGTTTTAGTCGGAAATGCAAATCCGAATTATACGCCTTTGGACCAAATTTCTCCTTATTTAAGAAAATGTGTTTTAACGACAGAAGATCCTTCTTTCTTCTCGCATCGCGGATTTATTAATGAAGCTTTCAAACAATCGATTCTGAAAAACATTCGAACTAAAAAATTCTCTCGCGGCGCTAGCACAATCAGCATGCAGTTAATTAAGAATGTATTTTTAACTCGTGAAAAAACGCTTTCGCGAAAGCTAGAAGAAATTTTATTGGTTTACATTTTAGAAAACAATCGAATTGTTAGCAAAGAAAGAATGCTGGAAGTATATTTCAATATTATCGAATGGGGACCAAATATATACGGAATTGGAGAAGCAAGTCATTTTTATTTCCAAAAAAGTCCAGCCGATTTAAATGTTGATGAATGTTTATATCTGGCAACAATTATTCCGAAGCCAAGAAAATTTATGTATCAGTTTAATGATCAAGGTAATTTGAAAGATTATGCCGTTAAAAATCAGAAATTCTTAAAGAATCTCATGTTTAGAAGAGGACTTTTAGTTCCTGAGGATACAATTGGAATATTACCTGTATATATTTCTGGAAATGCTCGTTCATTAATTAAAATCAAAGTCCCAGATTCTACAGCAATCAAAACAGATTCTTTGGCTGTTGATGATGAATTTGATTTATAA
- the radA gene encoding DNA repair protein RadA codes for MSKVKTSFFCQNCGTQYAKWQGQCNACKEWNTIAEEIIQKQDKVAWKSEPTPTSKAPKPLKINEIDSTQEVRMDTTDSELNRVLGGGLVPGSLTLLGGEPGIGKSTLLLQVSLKLPYKTLYVSGEESQKQIKMRAERITPNSDNCYILTETKTQNIFKQIETIQPEVVIIDSIQTLHTDYIESTAGSISQIRETTAELIKFAKESNIPVILIGHITKDGNIAGPKILEHMVDTVLQFEGDRNHIYRILRSLKNRFGSTSELGIYEMLGSGLREVSNPSEILISHKDEELSGTAIATTLEGMRPLMIEIQSLVSTAVYGTPQRSTTGYNAKRLNMILAVLEKRAGFRLGAKDVFLNVTGGISVDDPAIDLAVVAAILSSNEDIPVGKGFCFAGEVGLSGEIRPVNRVDQRIQEAEKLGFDTIFVSKYNKIALKNTGIKIELVAKIEDVASILFG; via the coding sequence ATGTCTAAAGTTAAAACTTCCTTTTTCTGCCAAAACTGCGGAACCCAATATGCTAAATGGCAAGGGCAATGCAACGCGTGCAAAGAATGGAATACGATTGCCGAAGAAATCATTCAAAAACAAGATAAGGTTGCTTGGAAAAGCGAACCTACTCCAACAAGCAAAGCGCCAAAACCTTTAAAAATTAACGAAATTGATTCTACGCAGGAAGTCCGAATGGACACTACTGATAGCGAATTGAATCGTGTTTTAGGTGGTGGACTTGTCCCTGGATCTTTGACGCTCTTGGGCGGTGAACCCGGCATCGGAAAAAGTACACTTTTACTTCAAGTATCATTAAAGTTACCTTATAAAACATTATACGTTTCTGGAGAAGAAAGTCAGAAACAAATAAAAATGCGTGCCGAAAGAATAACGCCAAATAGCGATAACTGCTATATTTTAACGGAAACCAAAACGCAAAACATCTTTAAACAAATTGAAACCATTCAGCCTGAAGTGGTCATTATTGACTCGATTCAGACTTTGCATACCGATTATATCGAGTCGACTGCTGGAAGCATTTCTCAGATTCGAGAAACCACTGCAGAACTGATAAAATTTGCTAAAGAAAGCAATATTCCAGTAATATTGATTGGCCATATTACAAAAGACGGGAACATTGCTGGTCCAAAAATTTTGGAGCATATGGTCGATACCGTTTTACAGTTTGAAGGCGACAGAAATCATATTTACCGAATTTTACGTTCGCTAAAAAACCGTTTTGGTTCAACATCAGAACTTGGAATTTACGAAATGTTGGGAAGCGGATTACGAGAAGTAAGCAATCCTTCTGAAATCTTGATTTCTCATAAAGACGAAGAATTATCTGGAACTGCTATCGCGACGACTTTAGAAGGTATGCGTCCGTTGATGATCGAAATACAATCTTTAGTGAGTACAGCTGTTTATGGAACACCTCAACGAAGCACAACAGGTTACAACGCAAAAAGGCTAAACATGATTTTGGCTGTTTTAGAAAAAAGAGCTGGATTCCGTTTAGGTGCAAAAGACGTTTTCTTGAATGTAACTGGCGGAATTTCGGTTGATGATCCTGCAATCGATTTGGCGGTTGTTGCTGCGATTTTATCTTCAAACGAAGATATTCCTGTTGGAAAAGGATTCTGTTTTGCTGGTGAAGTGGGGCTTTCTGGCGAAATTCGCCCTGTGAATCGTGTTGACCAACGCATTCAGGAAGCTGAAAAACTAGGTTTCGACACTATTTTTGTTTCTAAATACAACAAAATCGCTTTAAAAAACACTGGAATTAAAATCGAACTGGTTGCTAAAATTGAAGATGTTGCGAGCATTCTTTTTGGTTGA
- a CDS encoding DUF4270 domain-containing protein, with product MYKTSFIKKAFLAVMAVFLYSCDKDFNAIGDGLIGDDHFGLEAEKYDVVAFNQEVTPIQSNTMTPNALGILDNPLFASTTANFVTQVGLSSYPIKVGDSPVIESVVLEIPYFSHSTTTDAEGNTTYVLDSIYGDKNGKIKLSVYESGIQMRSSYLSGGTQLPQFYYTDQNSEFDSKKVGSRLNDGDVLQNDEFFFDAKEIVIKTTDPTTKVETTTRKAPQMTLQLNKQFFQDRILNADASKLAAEDVFQEYFRGLYFNVEKSGSNPSNLALMDFSKGVITIKYKAKTSSTTDDPEATEDKEILLNLKGTFTTTANFLQDARNADYQSAVTTNVNKTDGDERLYLKGGVGSLAVIKLFSPTDVLSYDSNGAVVNGGNGVSDQLDEIRSNVAIKNWKVNEANLVFYIDADKMAGAQEPNRVYLYNLTDNTILADYSTDAVSAYGGVISLGSDKRGKSYKIRITSHIRNLVKDATVKNVDLGLVVSLSPTTVAFNALKDKNDITPVVPRTSLLNPLGTIIYGGKTSASIPEDKRLKLEVYYTKPN from the coding sequence ATGTATAAAACTTCTTTTATTAAGAAAGCTTTTTTGGCTGTAATGGCTGTTTTTTTATATTCTTGTGACAAAGATTTTAATGCAATTGGTGATGGTTTGATTGGAGATGATCATTTTGGACTTGAAGCTGAAAAATACGATGTTGTAGCGTTTAATCAAGAAGTTACCCCTATTCAGTCAAATACCATGACACCAAATGCTCTTGGTATTTTAGACAATCCGCTTTTTGCAAGTACTACTGCAAATTTTGTAACTCAGGTAGGACTTTCTAGTTATCCTATAAAAGTTGGGGATTCTCCAGTAATTGAGAGTGTTGTGCTTGAAATTCCGTATTTCAGTCATTCCACAACTACAGATGCTGAAGGAAATACCACTTATGTATTAGATTCTATTTATGGAGACAAAAATGGAAAAATTAAGTTAAGTGTTTATGAGTCTGGAATCCAGATGAGAAGCAGTTATTTAAGTGGAGGTACCCAGTTGCCACAGTTTTATTATACAGATCAAAACAGTGAATTTGATAGTAAAAAAGTTGGCTCAAGATTAAATGATGGAGATGTTTTGCAAAATGATGAATTCTTTTTTGATGCAAAAGAAATTGTAATAAAAACAACAGATCCTACTACTAAAGTAGAAACAACTACAAGAAAAGCGCCTCAAATGACACTGCAGCTCAATAAGCAGTTTTTTCAAGATAGGATATTAAATGCCGATGCTTCGAAGCTTGCTGCAGAAGATGTTTTTCAAGAATATTTTAGAGGTTTGTATTTTAATGTTGAGAAATCGGGATCCAATCCGAGCAATTTGGCACTGATGGATTTTTCTAAAGGGGTTATTACTATTAAATATAAGGCAAAAACAAGCTCAACTACAGATGATCCCGAAGCTACTGAAGACAAGGAGATTCTCTTAAACTTGAAAGGTACTTTTACAACTACTGCTAATTTTCTTCAAGATGCTCGAAATGCAGATTACCAAAGCGCTGTAACAACAAACGTAAATAAAACAGATGGAGATGAAAGACTATATTTAAAAGGTGGAGTAGGCTCTTTGGCGGTTATAAAACTTTTTAGTCCAACAGATGTTTTGAGTTATGACTCTAATGGTGCTGTAGTAAATGGAGGAAATGGGGTTTCTGACCAATTGGATGAAATTAGAAGTAATGTTGCTATTAAGAATTGGAAAGTAAACGAAGCTAATTTAGTTTTCTATATTGATGCTGATAAAATGGCTGGTGCACAAGAACCGAATAGAGTGTATTTGTACAATTTGACAGATAATACCATTTTAGCCGATTATTCTACAGATGCTGTATCTGCGTATGGTGGAGTAATTAGTCTAGGTTCTGATAAAAGAGGGAAAAGCTATAAAATTAGAATCACTAGCCATATTCGTAATTTAGTTAAAGATGCGACAGTTAAAAATGTTGATTTAGGCTTGGTTGTTTCTCTAAGTCCAACTACAGTTGCATTTAATGCACTTAAGGATAAAAATGATATTACTCCGGTAGTACCGAGAACATCATTGTTAAATCCTCTAGGGACAATCATATATGGAGGAAAAACTTCTGCTTCTATTCCGGAAGATAAAAGATTGAAACTTGAGGTGTACTATACGAAACCAAATTAA
- a CDS encoding glycogen/starch synthase — MKDKRILYVSSEVVPYLAENEVSLMSYDVPKMINDQGGQIRIFMPRYGNINERRHQLHEVIRLSGMNLVVNDLDMPLIIKVASIPKERIQVYFIDNDEYFKRKATFTDEEGTLYPDNDERAIFFAKGVVETVKKLNWVPDIIHVHGWLAAMLPIYMKHYYKHEALFSETKIITSVYGQSFDENLDLEMINKVKFDGVPHEAVSDLEVPNYENVLKASILHSDGVIIASENVSPSLTKFIESSGKPFLPFATKDAFADAYTNFYRTFGL; from the coding sequence ATGAAAGATAAGAGGATATTATATGTATCATCTGAAGTCGTGCCTTACTTGGCTGAAAATGAGGTTTCTTTAATGTCTTATGACGTTCCGAAAATGATTAATGACCAAGGTGGCCAGATAAGAATTTTCATGCCTAGATATGGGAATATAAATGAAAGAAGACATCAATTGCATGAAGTGATTAGACTTTCAGGGATGAATTTGGTAGTGAATGACTTAGATATGCCGTTGATTATTAAAGTAGCATCGATTCCGAAAGAAAGAATTCAGGTCTATTTTATAGATAATGATGAATATTTCAAACGTAAAGCCACTTTTACAGATGAAGAGGGCACTTTATATCCAGATAATGACGAAAGAGCAATTTTCTTTGCGAAAGGCGTTGTAGAGACTGTGAAAAAATTAAACTGGGTTCCAGATATTATACACGTTCACGGTTGGCTTGCGGCAATGCTTCCGATTTATATGAAACATTATTATAAACACGAAGCCCTATTTTCTGAAACGAAAATTATTACTTCTGTTTATGGCCAGTCATTTGATGAGAACTTAGATTTAGAAATGATAAATAAAGTTAAATTTGATGGTGTTCCTCATGAAGCAGTGTCAGATTTGGAAGTGCCAAATTATGAGAATGTTTTAAAAGCTAGTATTTTACATTCTGATGGTGTTATCATTGCATCAGAAAATGTTTCTCCAAGTTTAACAAAATTTATAGAATCTTCAGGAAAACCTTTTTTACCTTTCGCCACGAAAGATGCATTCGCTGATGCTTATACAAATTTCTATAGAACATTTGGACTTTAA
- the panC gene encoding pantoate--beta-alanine ligase gives MHIFYSKAALIAYLKTIKTANSTIGFVPTMGALHQGHLALMQRSLKENNDTVVSIFVNPTQFNNAEDLAKYPRTLEEDIKKMRTLSDKIILYAPSVEDIYEGNTVSQTFDFDGLENQMEGKFRPGHFNGVGTIVKRLFEIVTPTNAYFGEKDFQQLQIVKKLVEKTDLPVNIVGCPIFREENELAMSSRNERLTSQERKDASIIYKVLTQAKEIFQNHSPQETIEFVENSFKDNETFELEYFVIADESTLLSIDKKENDKKYRAFIAVFVNSIRLIDTISLN, from the coding sequence ATGCATATTTTCTACAGTAAAGCAGCGTTGATAGCTTATCTTAAAACTATCAAAACCGCAAATTCCACTATCGGATTTGTACCCACAATGGGCGCTTTACACCAAGGACATTTGGCTTTAATGCAACGTTCGCTAAAAGAAAACAACGATACAGTAGTAAGTATTTTTGTCAACCCAACTCAATTTAACAACGCTGAAGATTTAGCAAAATATCCGAGGACACTAGAAGAAGATATTAAGAAAATGCGTACATTAAGTGATAAAATCATTTTATACGCACCTTCGGTCGAAGATATTTATGAAGGAAATACCGTTTCGCAGACTTTTGATTTTGACGGATTGGAAAACCAAATGGAAGGAAAATTCAGACCGGGTCATTTTAATGGTGTCGGAACAATTGTAAAACGTCTTTTTGAAATCGTAACTCCAACAAATGCCTATTTTGGAGAAAAAGATTTTCAGCAACTTCAAATTGTAAAAAAATTAGTTGAAAAAACTGATTTACCAGTAAACATTGTCGGTTGTCCTATTTTTAGAGAAGAAAATGAGCTTGCAATGAGTTCTCGAAACGAACGTCTAACTTCCCAAGAAAGAAAAGACGCTTCTATTATCTACAAAGTTTTGACCCAGGCAAAAGAGATTTTCCAAAATCACTCTCCGCAAGAAACAATCGAATTTGTAGAAAATTCTTTCAAAGACAATGAGACATTCGAACTAGAGTATTTTGTTATTGCTGACGAATCTACACTTTTGTCTATCGATAAGAAAGAGAATGATAAAAAATATCGCGCATTTATAGCGGTATTTGTTAATTCTATAAGACTGATTGACACCATTTCATTAAATTAA
- a CDS encoding alpha/beta hydrolase, which yields MKKVYLLFLLISFSSFAQKTFDNIKSEKLGEERRITIGLPASYETNKDKKYPVLYLLDGDYLFDPFSGAVSYGTYWDDIPEMIIIGIHQNKDGERFDDTTIDQNEGLPFEKGAKFFEFIGAELVPYIEKKYRTSPFRLIAGHDLTASFANFYLYKEVPLFNAYICLSPELAPKMEVRIAEKFAKIKSPVFYYLSAGEGDIKKIKEPIEKLNSNIKIANNPLVNYKYDVFKGATHYTEVLHSIPSALYQIFEVYRPINSAEYNDKIAVLQTGYAEYLEKKYATMSEVLGVQIPVRMSDFKVMENLILKRNAYDELGKMAEIGNVNYPKAMLGEYELGLMYEKMGDPKHASKKYQNASQMEPIGDLNKDVMYEKIDEMNTLAKKSK from the coding sequence ATGAAAAAAGTTTACCTACTATTTTTATTAATTTCGTTTTCGTCGTTTGCCCAAAAAACGTTCGATAACATTAAATCAGAAAAACTCGGAGAAGAGCGTAGAATTACAATTGGACTTCCTGCTTCTTATGAAACCAACAAAGACAAAAAATATCCTGTTCTTTACTTATTGGATGGAGATTATTTATTTGATCCATTTTCTGGGGCTGTGAGCTACGGAACTTATTGGGATGATATTCCAGAAATGATTATCATTGGGATTCATCAAAACAAAGATGGAGAACGTTTTGATGACACAACAATTGACCAAAATGAAGGTCTTCCTTTTGAAAAAGGTGCAAAATTTTTCGAATTTATCGGAGCTGAATTAGTACCATATATCGAAAAAAAATACCGAACCTCGCCTTTTAGACTTATTGCAGGACACGATTTAACAGCAAGTTTTGCTAATTTTTATTTATATAAAGAAGTTCCGCTTTTTAACGCCTATATCTGTTTAAGCCCAGAACTTGCTCCAAAGATGGAAGTGCGTATTGCAGAGAAATTTGCTAAAATAAAAAGTCCTGTCTTCTATTACCTTTCTGCAGGAGAAGGCGATATTAAAAAAATTAAAGAGCCGATAGAAAAATTAAACAGTAATATTAAAATCGCCAATAATCCGTTAGTAAATTATAAATATGATGTATTTAAAGGCGCAACACATTATACAGAAGTCTTGCATTCTATACCAAGTGCATTGTACCAGATTTTTGAAGTATACCGTCCGATAAATTCTGCCGAATACAACGACAAAATTGCGGTTCTTCAAACCGGTTATGCAGAATATTTAGAAAAAAAATACGCTACAATGTCTGAAGTTTTAGGAGTTCAAATTCCAGTTAGGATGAGCGATTTTAAAGTAATGGAAAATCTTATTCTGAAAAGAAATGCCTACGATGAGTTAGGAAAAATGGCTGAAATTGGAAATGTAAATTATCCTAAAGCCATGTTGGGAGAATATGAATTAGGTTTGATGTACGAAAAAATGGGCGATCCTAAACATGCTTCGAAGAAATACCAAAATGCTTCACAAATGGAGCCAATTGGTGATTTGAACAAAGACGTGATGTATGAGAAAATTGACGAGATGAATACACTTGCTAAAAAAAGTAAATAA
- the panD gene encoding aspartate 1-decarboxylase: MQIQVIKSKIHRVKVTGADLNYIGSITIDETLLEASNIIEGEKVSIVNINNGERFETYAIKGEKNSGEITLNGPAARKVQKDDIIIIISYATLDFEEAKTFKPWIIFPNENDNSLT, translated from the coding sequence ATGCAAATTCAAGTTATAAAATCAAAAATTCATCGAGTTAAAGTAACTGGAGCCGATTTAAATTACATTGGAAGTATTACTATTGATGAAACTCTACTAGAGGCTTCAAATATTATTGAAGGCGAAAAAGTATCTATTGTTAACATTAATAATGGCGAACGTTTTGAAACTTACGCTATTAAAGGTGAAAAAAATTCAGGAGAAATTACTTTAAATGGTCCTGCAGCTAGAAAAGTGCAAAAAGATGATATCATCATTATCATTTCTTACGCTACATTGGATTTTGAAGAAGCAAAAACCTTCAAGCCATGGATTATTTTCCCAAATGAAAACGACAATTCTTTAACCTAA